In Lodderomyces elongisporus chromosome 1, complete sequence, a genomic segment contains:
- the MDM12_1 gene encoding Mitochondrial distribution and morphology protein 12 (BUSCO:EOG092600X0), with protein sequence MTTPPRSSTQTSDFSSIRLHRKLSHSNNSDDEHEEQHIGNSTGGSTGTSTNITRSDDFISFPTLADPEVFTDRGVSGIISKTLRKVTMNASKLVENYSSNFESPKSARSNGLENSPSTPKALGLGLGMGATHPIDTVDATSINFDKSSLPHQYQQNRDHSKNPIKSGSILHGKSSVPNLQGVSSRSEHKSNKKSTGKIGNSQNDTMSNRGHDHGYGSLLQTSRDQMKQPDFLLAQQSSRPTVGISTTPNFKHELVDNEAMVKNTKSEGLLKDNPSAMPSKDTNAINESSREMSHRIHTLPSDISKIRKTQPPLSKVTSDNKSLRLSAAHFPTSSYINSSATSSVVNVNASATVEFSERPGETNAAKTKASKGEKALSDVRLREKQSRAKASTLFTNLPNDIEISDDSASDSDTIESHKDDENSKTDSASYENYQRHLNTHRHFNNKNNTNNNQHSSHHQLLSGNLSSSRNTSQDTSRKASVNSVKTQYEPGLGFAATVGKSSPIKGEISGKATFTTKMGNSPTITSFQALQSKDHRAIKRKSGNFSTQILDNAKSLINQNIGAVASSASSIVARRKKKKKKKPRKISENPLKNGGIPKKYWMNDAYVTDCLNCFKPFTAFRRKHHCRFCGQIFCSDCMLFVSYNQHKDERRNLDKKPTYNDKLRVCKPCYSDVIIYLSDDSSSSSSSASSSILNEERAEIGMDGSDYAIDEVQSLEKRGNELLVPNHPLARIRSLSTSTHKEGPSLSHENQRSQYDDSMKNTDSLSACNSDSPSSHSNSQRIYPDDSIKSNLKQAPRMAIPTTRAGESVEIPIVRSSLSNMSIPRYGSSLKIETLSSNNPLQHSHLNHFNSTLKHHTNIHFQRQLHDLTDSPSSSKAWTTHASKSIIPDVPFSQSYENPSSFIRAPVSRKPSLKSRLRSELQNCSSNLYDKTVECNSDDNESTTSESSEDVDQTRSRIHLNRHHSNHLSRTYSTGEAGAEAGAEEEEEEEEEEKEKERRKEREEKDDDEEDEHAMSLYASLHGSFISNKNSHQISNLSYTDYNTVPTLGEFPMIRSFSNRELEYRQELDSNHDLAKSLSPLSPQRPSSTNWRSKARANASLQRMRSRRQNKTAKNFSKLTPANIRTMSSNSPLSHSNLDSKHTPESSPTMRKASLSRLTSASGSDANKQDIVHNNLAREREDNEMMPLINRQVSSSTVVHHHPSEKDLESSPDYFSFGQNRLNDEHDVFVSGSEKSEKLDNSYEATYDTYLLNFLKQSLSDVEVETDFDEWVTTLTKLMGSVSVLQLTDTLDVRQYIKIKRILGGKISMSYVLKGLFMTKDVDSRQMSSALDDPRIAVLMFPVEYLKQREQFISLRIIQAQQAVYISNLVSRLVSLEPDIIVVGDSVTGLAEKMLEESGITVLSNVKPQIVERISRYTGADVFQSVNDLFFKKGNLGTCKKFEVRRFQYGNKVKTFTFFSGTNMSRGFTFCLRGGDNLCLSKIKLVAELLTAPYLNARFEKSFFLNYRLNFNGVGNRKRSLAIFDVIDELQLKYKDSNPSLPQLGDDILNYIETFRDRIISSSPCVQYTLPAPLCNLIEAYKTYAAKFISNDQIQQLESSTLKDDEVLMQFSNENSDFSDIALSSKTDQDKETLRIIKFASNCSLQLLLNEYQSRRRIWTNCLKFPIYQLNPGLHRSIHVLFSSISIKYATPCLGPNIVVIDYYTENDKCIGQFLDQAFRESVHLCQECEEPLLEHYKTYVHGNMKIDLIVEKFDIRTDENGNKNFQGKDQRVMWTYCRECSHSTPIMAMSEDTYCLSLGKFFEMNFYGKNVHCECEHDYFPNYVKCFGYNDLVIRLECSKVDNYEIVIPKKRLEFIANTDIKLKMDSFNSIKSRAELFFESILKRLTRVKLDTFVKDEEKAEDGTKKINELKAKLRKDSQMVFDKLQKQFADIGVTNYLELNGVYKDLQKLGVSWDNEFNDFERRYLPSENEVNKITQFHLRKYLLDRYNNDKDKDLDEVQKSSDEKNGSVREEHEDDESKKTNEKSTNENDFNASVDQRPTIPTSYSLSAPQIATKSAAASKTRGVESGTLNPIPEFVPRKPRELSDSRRFSDPNLEFKMFPQNSSLYEQSSNISERISKWEQTANDTKNTNSNENFHQNGPNLGNVRSESDTNVLAHRGSDSSLRSVTNVIPSQNKVTHLANFFDKMYYDQISQEFSKQREIEMKKRNRIRAQPIYDSKPIVEIYNKIEDVVGGTNESDLQKEKEKQKEKEKKEKDKEKEKEKEKEKAKAKETSKSRNQRDGDDNQRESIAKAEEKLDTMKQAETPEKQSLLKSLTNFWADRSATLWDPLAYPLESHEHTFADSDVVVREDEPSSLVAFCLSSSDYRQKMKISFEDQKPGSTNSVNASSHELNLKKSMNFDRAKADNMSQSQSQSQNQNQNSNLNQNKKQNQKSRNEAAVVDVSSELKAQKLSQINEELIDQSNARSLDNNGKSEVPTNQVMKDFKFGFNSNTEKKSLQFAKLEKKFKQRGTPMTSQDTQLETILNQKRSNHLKYQLIDGNTNLSCKIFYCEQFQALRKAYGVDETFIQSLSRCVKWQSSGGKSGSSFLKTLDNRYILKELSKSELESFVSIAPFYFRYIGQSMFNTLTTAIAKIFGFYQVEIKNNATGKLFKMDFLIMENLFYNHNTTRIFDLKGSMRNRHVQQTGKENEVLLDENMIEYIYESPVFVREQSKKLLRGCLFNDTSFLSAMDVMDYSLVIGIDDVSKKLYIGIIDWLRTFTWDKKVENWVKGNNLIGGGKRGKDPTIVTPKQYRTRFREAMERYILEVPDIWYEGSK encoded by the coding sequence ATGACGACCCCGCCTAGATCATCTACTCAGACTCTGGATTTTTCTTCCATTCGTCTACATCGAAAGCTTTCTCACTCAAACAATAGCGATGATGAACATGAGGAACAGCATATAGGAAATAGTACCGGTGGTAGTACAGGCACTAGTACTAATATTACCAGGAGTGACGATTTCATATCTTTCCCCACACTAGCAGACCCCGAAGTCTTTACTGATAGAGGTGTTTCAGGCATAATCTCCAAGACCTTACGCAAAGTCACCATGAATGCATCCAAGCTTGTTGAAAATTATTCGTCTAATTTTGAGTCCCCCAAGTCGGCGAGATCAAATGGACTAGAGAACAGCCCAAGTACTCCAAAGGCTTTGGGGTTGGGGTTGGGTATGGGTGCTACACATCCAATTGATACGGTAGATGCCACATCAATCAACTTTGACAAACTGCTGCTACCCCACCAGTATCAACAAAACCGCGACCACCTGAAAAACCCTATTAAATCCGGCTCAATTCTTCACGGAAAATCTTCAGTACCTAACTTACAAGGCGTTTCGTCAAGGTCCGAGCATAAGCTGAATAAAAAACTGACAGGCAAAATTGGAAACTCGCAGAATGATACAATGTCTAATCGAGGCCATGATCACGGGTATGGGTCTTTGCTCCAGACTAGCAGGGATCAAATGAAACAACCAGATTTTTTACTTGCACAACAAAGCCTGAGACCCACAGTAGGTATTTCAACCACCCCAAACTTTAAACACGAATTAGTTGATAATGAAGCAATGGttaaaaatacaaaactgGAAGGTTTGCTAAAAGACAATCCATCAGCTATGCCATCCAAGGATACAAATGCAATCAACGAAAGTCTGCGAGAGATGAGCCACAGAATTCATACTTTACCCTCGGATATAAGCAAAATTCGGAAAACCCAACCACCTTTATCAAAAGTTACTTCTGACAACAAATCTTTGCGACTTTCTGCTGCTCATTTCCCTACATCCCTGTACATTAATTCAAGCGCCACCAGTTCCGTTGTCAATGTTAATGCTTCTGCAACAGTTGAATTTTCAGAGCGACCAGGTGAAACTAATGCAGCAAAAACTAAAGCTTCCAAAGGTGAAAAGGCTCTTTCCGATGTTCGATTACGAGAAAAGCAACTGCGTGCAAAAGCATCCACATTATTTACCAATCTACCTAATGATATTGAGATTTCTGACGATTCTGCATCCGACTCTGATACAATAGAAAGCCAcaaagatgatgaaaataGTAAAACAGACTCCGCAAGTTATGAAAATTATCAACGCCACCTAAATACCCATCGCCATttcaataacaaaaataacaCCAACAATAATCAACATTCTTCTCATCATCAACTCTTGCTGGGTAATTTGTCATCAAGCAGAAACACAAGTCAAGATACAAGCCGCAAAGCTAGTGTTAACAGCGTCAAAACACAATATGAACCGGGTCTTGGATTTGCTGCAACAGTTGGTAAATCATCACCCATAAAAGGTGAAATTCTGGGTAAAGCAACATTTACCACCAAAATGGGCAACTCACCTACTATCACATCGTTTCAAGCACTTCAAAGCAAAGACCACAGGGCGATAAAACGAAAATCTGGAAACTTTTCGACTCAAATCCTCGACAATGCAAAATCCTTGATCAACCAAAATATCGGAGCAGTGGCTTCATCTGCATCGTCCATAGTTGCACGacggaagaagaaaaagaagaaaaagccaAGGAAAATCTCCGAAAATCCTTTAAAAAATGGTGGTATACCCAAAAAGTATTGGATGAATGATGCCTACGTGACAGACTGTTTAAACTGCTTCAAGCCGTTTACTGCATTTCGCAGAAAACACCATTGCCGTTTTTGCGGTCAAATATTTTGTTCGGATTGTATGCTTTTCGTATCTTACAACCAGCACAAAGATGAGAGAAGAAATCTTGacaaaaaaccaacatACAACGACAAACTTCGAGTTTGTAAACCATGCTATAGTGATGTTATTATCTACTTGAGTGAtgattcttcttcctcttcttcttctgcctCTTCATCTATTTTAAATGAAGAGAGAGCTGAAATTGGCATGGATGGAAGTGATTATGCAATTGATGAAGTACAGAGCTTGGAGAAGCGTGGTAATGAACTTCTAGTACCTAATCATCCACTAGCTCGAATACGATCATTGTCCACCAGTACTCATAAAGAGGGTCCGTCTCTACTGCATGAGAATCAAAGATCTCAGTATGATGATTCTATGAAAAATACCGACTCGTTATCGGCTTGCAACTCCGATTCACCATCTTCCCACTCTAATAGCCAGCGCATATATCCCGACGAttcaatcaaatcaaatttGAAACAAGCACCTCGAATGGCCATACCCACGACCAGAGCAGGTGAGTCTGTCGAGATACCAATAGTACGATCTTCCTTATCCAACATGAGTATTCCACGTTACGGATCTagtttgaaaattgaaacttTATCATCAAATAACCCATTACAACATTCCCACTTGAATCATTTCAACTCTACATTGAAGCACCACACAAACATACATTTCCAACGCCAGCTTCATGATCTCACCGACTCTCCAAGTTCTTCCAAAGCATGGACAACCCATGCATCAAAATCGATTATCCCGGATGTTCCATTTAGTCAAAGTTATGAAAATCCTAGCTCTTTTATCCGTGCTCCAGTATCAAGGAAACCATCCCTTAAACTGAGATTGCGACTGGAGCTTCAAAATTGCAGCAGTAATCTCTATGATAAAACTGTAGAATGCAATTCCGACGATAATGAAAGTACAACCAGTGAATCGTCAGAGGATGTGGACCAAACCCGAAGTCGCATTCATCTTAATCGCCATCATTCTAATCATTTGTCGCGAACTTACAGTACAGGAGAAGCTGGTGCAGAGgctggtgcagaagaagaagaagaagaagaagaagaagaaaaagaaaaagaaagaagaaaagaaagagaggaaaaagacgatgatgaagaagatgaacaTGCAATGTCGTTGTATGCCTCGTTGCATGGTCTGTTTATTAGCAACAAAAACTCGCATCAGATTTCGAATCTTTCTTACACCGATTATAACACGGTGCCTACGTTGGGCGAGTTCCCAATGATTAGATCATTTTCCAATCGCGAGCTAGAATATAGGCAAGAATTAGACAGTAATCATGATTTGGCCAAATCACTTCTGCCTTTGTCCCCTCAAAGGCCTTCTTCTACTAACTGGCGTTCAAAAGCCCGTGCCAATGCTTCACTTCAACGGATGCGTTCTAGAagacaaaataaaactgCAAAGAATTTTCTGAAGTTGACACCTGCAAATATACGCACGATGAGCCTGAACTCACCGTTATCTCATAGTAACTTGGACTCCAAGCATACACCAGAATCATCACCTACAATGAGAAAGGCGAGTCTTTCGAGACTAACTAGTGCATCCGGAAGCGATGCTAATAAACAGGATATTGTACATAACAACTTGGCGCGTGAGCGAGAAGATAATGAAATGATGCCTCTTATCAATCGACAAGTCTCCAGTAGTACTGTGGTGCACCACCACCCTTCTGAAAAAGACTTAGAGAGTAGCCCGgattatttttcatttggcCAAAATCGACTCAATGATGAGCATGATGTTTTTGTCTCGGGCAGCGAGAAGCTGGAAAAACTTGATAATCTGTATGAAGCTACATATGATACTTATTTGCTAAACTTTTTGAAGCAATCATTAAGTGATGTCGAAGTCGAAACTGATTTTGATGAGTGGGTAACTACTCTCACCAAATTAATGGGTTCAGTTTCAGTGTTGCAATTAACAGATACTCTTGATGTGCGGCAGTATATCAAAATTAAACGAATATTAGGTGGCAAAATATCAATGTCGTATGTTCTCAAAGGTTTGTTCATGACAAAGGATGTTGACTCGAGACAAATGTCTTCGGCACTTGATGACCCACGAATTGCAGTGCTTATGTTCCCTGTTGAATATTTGAAGCAGAGGGAGCAATTTATCAGTTTGCGAATAATTCAAGCACAACAGGCTGTATATATAAGCAACCTTGTGTCTAGACTTGTTTCATTGGAGCCCGATATTATAGTAGTTGGAGATAGTGTGACTGGATTGGCTGAGAAGATGTTGGAAGAATCAGGGATTACTGTTTTATCCAATGTCAAGCCACAGATAGTTGAGCGGATTTCGAGGTACACTGGTGCAGATGTATTTCAATCTGTTAATGACTTATTTTTCAAGAAAGGAAACTTGGGCACATGTAAAAAGTTTGAGGTAAGAAGGTTCCAGTATGGCAATAAGGTAAAAACATTTACATTCTTTTCCGGTACAAACATGCTGAGAGGgtttactttttgtttgagAGGAGGTGATAACTTGTGTTTGAGCAAAATCAAGCTTGTAGCTGAATTGCTCACTGCTCCATACCTTAATGCGCGATTTGAAAAActgttctttttgaatTATCGCCTTAACTTTAATGGAGTGGGAAATCGCAAGAGGTCATTAGCAATATTTGACGTCATTGACGAACTTCAATTGAAGTATAAAGACTCAAACCCTCTGTTACCGCAATTGGGAGATGATATTTTAAACTATATTGAAACATTTCGAGATAGAATAATATCTTCTTCTCCATGTGTTCAATACACTTTACCTGCACCTTTATGTAACCTCATAGAGGCCTATAAAACATATGCTGCAAAATTTATTAGCAACGATCAAATACAACAACTCGAGTCTTCTACTTTAAAGGATGATGAGGTTTTAATGCAATTTTCCAATGAGAATTCTGACTTCCTGGATATAGCACTATCAAGCAAAACTGATCAGGATAAAGAAACATTGAGAATCATCAAGTTTGCTAGCAATTGTAGCTTGCAGCTCTTGTTGAATGAATATCAATCTAGAAGGCGTATTTGGACAAATTGTTTAAAGTTTCCTATTTACCAGCTAAACCCAGGTCTTCATCGATCAATTCATGTTTTGTTCTCCAGTATATCTATCAAATATGCGACGCCATGCTTGGGCCCAAACATTGTTGTTATAGATTATTATACTGAAAATGACAAATGCATCGGGCAATTTCTAGACCAGGCATTCCGCGAAAGTGTCCATTTATGTCAAGAATGTGAAGAACCACTTTTAGAACATTACAAAACTTATGTGCATGGAAATATGAAGATCGATCttattgttgaaaaatttgatatACGTACtgatgaaaatggaaataaaaactTTCAGGGCAAGGATCAAAGAGTTATGTGGACTTATTGCAGAGAATGCAGCCATAGCACCCCAATTATGGCAATGAGTGAAGATACCTATTGCTTATCACTTGGCAAGTTTTTTGAAATGAACTTTTATGGTAAGAATGTGCATTGTGAATGTGAGCATGATTACTTTCCCAATTATGTAAAGTGTTTTGGTTATAACGATTTGGTTATTCGATTGGAGTGTTCTAAAGTTGACAACTATGAGATTGtcattccaaaaaaaaggcttGAGTTTATTGCTAATACCGATATTAAACTAAAAATGGATTCGTTTAATAGTATAAAAAGCCGAGCAGAATTGTTCTTTGAGTCTATTTTGAAGCGTTTAACAAGAGTGAAATTGGATACTTTTGttaaagatgaagagaaGGCTGAGGATGgtacaaagaaaattaatGAACTTAAAGCTAAGTTAAGAAAGGATTCTCAAATGGTATTTGACAAgttacaaaaacaatttgcaGACATTGGGGTAACTAATTATCTTGAGCTTAATGGTGTTTACAAAGATCTACAAAAATTAGGTGTATCATGGGACAACGAGTTTAATGATTTTGAGCGAAGATATTTACCAAGTGAAAATGAAGTTAACAAGATTACACAATTCCATTTAAGAAAGTATCTTTTGGATAGGTATAATAATGACAAAGATAAAGATCTTGATGAGGTGCAAAAGTCGAGCgatgaaaagaatggttcaGTACGTGAAGAACATGAAGACGATGAActgaagaaaacaaacgaAAAAAGCACTAATGAAAATGATTTCAATGCAAGTGTTGACCAGCGCCCAACAATTCCAACGTCTTATAGTTTATCTGCACCACAAATTGCAACGAAATCAGCAGCAGCTTCAAAAACGCGGGGAGTAGAAAGCGGTACTCTAAACCCAATACCAGAATTTGTTCCTCGCAAGCCAAGAGAGTTGTCTGATAGTAGAAGGTTTTCGGACCCGAACCTTGAGTTCAAGATGTTTCCGCAAAACTCCTCGTTGTATGAGCAAAGTTCAAACATTTCGGAGCGAATTAGCAAATGGGAACAAACCGCCAATGAcacaaaaaatacaaatagcaatgaaaattttcatcaaaatgGTCCAAACCTTGGCAATGTGAGGTCTGAATCTGATACAAATGTGTTGGCACATAGAGGTTCAGATAGTTCATTGCGGTCGGTTACAAATGTGATTCCGTCACAAAACAAAGTCACTCATTTGGCCAACTTTTTTGACAAGATGTACTACGATCAAATCTCTCAAGAGTTTTCGAAACAGAGGGAgattgaaatgaaaaaacgAAATAGGATACGTGCACAACCTATTTACGACAGTAAACCCATTGTTGAAATTTATAACAAGATTGAAGATGTGGTGGGAGGCACAAATGAGCTGGATTTAcagaaggagaaagaaaaacaaaaagaaaaagaaaaaaaggaaaaggataaagagaaagagaaggagaaggagaaggagaaagcGAAAGCGAAAGAGACAAGCAAGTCTCGCAATCAGCGagatggtgatgataaTCAGCGCGAGTCGATTGCTAAGGCAGAGGAGAAACTCGACACAATGAAGCAAGCTGAAACTCCCGAGAAGCAATCGTTGTTGAAATCCTTAACAAATTTCTGGGCTGATCGTTCTGCAACATTGTGGGATCCATTAGCTTACCCATTAGAAAGTCACGAGCATACATTTGCAGATAGTGATGTAGTTGTGAGAGAAGACGAACCAAGTTCTTTGGTTGCCTTTTGCTTAAGCTCAAGTGATTATAGACAGAAAATGAAGATTTCATTTGAAGACCAGAAACCGGGCTCAACAAATAGTGTTAATGCGCTGAGTCATGAGTTGAACCTAAAGAAACTGATGAACTTTGACAGAGCTAAAGCAGACAACATGAGCCAGAGCCAGAGCCAGAGccagaaccagaaccagaaccTGAACTTGAACCAGAACAAAAAGCAGAATCAAAAACTGCGTAATGAGGCGGCTGTTGTCGATGTTTCATCCGAGCTTAAAGCACAAAAATTGAGTCAGATTAACGAAGAGTTGATTGACCAGTCCAATGCTAGGTCTTTAGACAACAATGGCAAGCTGGAAGTGCCTACGAACCAAGTGATGAaagatttcaaatttggtttcaatagcaatacggaaaagaagagtttGCAGTTTGCCAAGTTGGAGAAAAAGTTTAAGCAAAGAGGTACCCCAATGACTAGCCAAGATACGCAGTTGGAGACTATACTCAATCAGAAGAGGTCGAACCATTTGAAGTATCAGTTGATTGATGGTAATACGAACTTATCGTGCAAGATTTTCTACTGTGAGCAGTTCCAGGCATTGCGCAAGGCGTATGGGGTTGATGAGACGTTTATTCAGAGTTTGAGTCGATGTGTTAAATGGCAATCTAGTGGTGGTAAGAGTGGTTCGAGTTTTTTAAAGACCTTGGATAATCGGTATATTTTGAAGGAGTTGAGCAAGTCGGAGTTGGAGTCGTTTGTTTCAATTGcgcctttttattttaggTACATTGGTCAATCCATGTTTAATACTTTGACTACTGCAATTGCCAAGATCTTTGGGTTTTATCAAGTTGAGATCAAGAACAATGCAACGGGAAAGTTGTTCAAGATGGATTTTTTGATTATGGAGAATTTGTTCTACAATCATAATACAACGAGGATATTTGACCTTAAGGGGTCGATGAGGAATAGACATGTGCAACAGACTGGGAAGGAGAATGAGGTTTTGCTTGATGAGAATATGATTGAGTATATTTACGAGTCGCCGGTGTTTGTTCGGGAGCAGCTGAAGAAGCTTCTTCGGGGGTGTTTGTTTAATGATACCAGTTTTTTGTCGGCTATGGATGTGATGGATTATAGTTTGGTTATTGGAATAGATGATGTTTCAAAAAAGTTGTATATTGGAATTATTGATTGGTTAAGGACATTCACTTGGGACAAAAAGGTTGAAAATTGGGTCAAGGGTAACAATTtgattggtggtggtaagCGGGGCAAGGATCCAACCATTGTAACTCCCAAGCAGTATCGAACTAGATTTAGAGAAGCTATGGAGAGATATATACTAGAAGTCCCCGATATCTGGTATGAAGGAAGTAAGTAA
- the tlg2 gene encoding t-SNARE affecting a late Golgi compartment protein 2 — protein sequence MYRDRTKLFLSYRRTITRDIPPQRTTPNPFSDLDPEDEDYDVLNSESENLIYSSRRRSHQGSNSDRNGKPGKLGKSNKSGKFGKTDNTGNASKSSQDDVEMRPMIPTQFDIAKDLDLYLTVITRQIRELQNLYKQLIIINKSDMKKQIETQIEESNYQILKNFEKCYIGIKKFEYLAKNHEKLRLNYSLQDLEIVQNMRRNYANKIQVLMMEFRSLQGNYMNFLRDDDDEFERLINEKRNEKMMRMRKSHDGENGANGINGDGTPEDAEAFSKEFLQTQHQYQQQTQQQVHQNYDPLLEQREQEINKLAMGILEISTMFKEMENLVIDQGTMLDRIDYNLTSTVQDLKSSDKELIKAQSYQKRTTKCKIIFFLVLCVFALLMLFMLRPSSSTKIIEKPGSSSSPQSQSDDIPSTGDKPANEVNHPDTPIEDGSKPIDVEDGSS from the coding sequence ATGTATAGAGACAGAAccaaattatttctttcGTATCGTCGAACAATTACAAGGGACATACCACCGCAACGAACCACGCCAAACCCATTCTCGGATCTAGATCCTGAAGATGAAGACTATGATGTTCTTAACTCAGAGCTGGAGAACTTGATATACTCCTCTCGGCGCCGATCACACCAAGGATCGAATTCAGATCGCAATGGTAAACCTGGTAAACTTGGTAAATCTAATAAATCAGGTAAATTTGGTAAGACAGATAATACTGGCAATGCTAGCAAGTCTTCTCAAGATGACGTTGAAATGCGGCCAATGATACCAACACAATTTGATATTGCCAAAGATCTCGATCTTTATCTCACTGTGATCACCCGACAAATTCGCGAGTTACAGAACTTGTATAAACAACTTATCATTATTAATAAATCAGATATGAAGAAACAGATTGAGACACAGATTGAAGAAAGCAATTACCAAATCttgaaaaactttgaaaaatgtTATATCGGCATAAAAAAGTTTGAATACCTCGCAAAGAATCATGAAAAGTTACGGCTAAACTATAGCTTGCAGGATTTAGAGATTGTTCAAAATATGAGACGCAATTATGCGAACAAGATCCAGGTATTGATGATGGAGTTTAGAAGCCTACAGGGTAATTACATGAATTTCCTTAgagatgacgatgatgaattTGAGCGGTTGATCAACGAGAAACGTAATGAGAAGATGATGAGAATGCGGAAAAGTCATGATGGTGAGAACGGAGCTAACGGTATAAATGGGGATGGAACACCAGAAGATGCAGAGGCGTTCAGCAAAGAGTTTCTTCAAACACAACACCAATACCAGCAAcaaactcaacaacaaGTCCACCAAAACTACGATCCATTGCTAGAACAACGAGAACAAGAGATAAATAAGTTGGCAATGGGGATTCTTGAAATTTCAACCATGTTCAAAGAAATGGAGAATCTTGTTATCGATCAAGGCACGATGCTTGATCGAATAGACTATAATTTAACTTCAACTGTACAAGACCTCAAGAGTTCAGACAAGGAATTAATCAAGGCCCAATCGTATCAAAAACGAACCACAAAATGCAAGATTATATTCTTCTTAGTACTTTGCGTGTTTGCACTTTTGATGCTATTTATGTTGAGACCTTCAAGTAGTACCAAAATCATTGAGAAACCCGgctcatcttcatcaccGCAGCTGCAGCTGGATGATATACCGAGTACCGGGGACAAACCAGCCAATGAAGTAAACCATCCTGATACACCAATTGAAGATGGTTCAAAACCTATAGATGTAGAGGACGGTTCAAGTTAA